A stretch of the Proteus sp. ZN5 genome encodes the following:
- the argA gene encoding amino-acid N-acetyltransferase, producing MKERSTELVDGFRHSVPYINAHRGKTFVIMLGGEAIAHENFPSIINDIGLLHSLGIRLVVVYGARPQIDTALEVQKVSPIYHKYTRITDSKTLEVVKQAAGTLQLDITARLSMSLSNTPLQGAHINVVSGNFVIAQPLGVDDGVDYCHSGKIRRIDEEAIHRQLDSNAIVLIGPVAVSVTGESFNLTSEEVATQLAIKLKAQKLIGFCSFQGVVDEEGHIVSELLPNQAEDKIRELQTEGDYHSGTVRFLRGAVKACRRGVERSHLLSYQSDGALIQELFSRDGIGTQIVMESAEKVRRANINDIGGILELIRPLEQQGILVRRSREQLEIEIDQFTIIERDNMTIACAALYPYPSERIGEMACVAVHPDYRSSCRGEVLLQRISAHAKQLGLEKLFVLTTRSIHWFQEKGFEPAEIDKLPIEKQALYNYQRRSKILILDLHKE from the coding sequence ATGAAAGAGCGTAGCACCGAATTGGTCGATGGATTCCGCCACTCGGTTCCGTATATTAATGCACATAGAGGCAAAACATTTGTCATTATGTTGGGTGGTGAAGCCATTGCTCACGAAAACTTCCCATCTATCATTAACGATATTGGGTTGCTACACAGCCTAGGTATTCGTTTAGTGGTTGTTTATGGTGCTCGCCCACAAATAGATACTGCTCTTGAGGTGCAAAAGGTATCGCCGATTTATCATAAATATACGCGCATTACAGATAGCAAAACCTTGGAAGTTGTTAAACAAGCTGCGGGTACATTACAACTCGATATTACGGCTCGCCTATCAATGAGTTTAAGCAATACGCCATTACAAGGCGCGCATATTAATGTTGTCAGTGGCAATTTTGTGATTGCTCAACCATTAGGGGTTGATGATGGTGTTGATTATTGCCATAGCGGAAAAATCCGTCGTATCGATGAAGAAGCTATTCATCGCCAATTAGACAGTAATGCCATTGTATTAATTGGCCCAGTTGCGGTATCTGTGACAGGTGAAAGTTTTAATCTCACTTCAGAAGAAGTCGCAACACAGCTTGCTATAAAGCTTAAAGCACAAAAGTTAATTGGTTTTTGTTCATTCCAAGGTGTTGTCGATGAGGAAGGCCACATTGTTTCTGAACTATTACCTAATCAAGCTGAAGATAAAATTCGAGAGCTACAAACGGAAGGTGATTACCATTCAGGTACAGTAAGATTCTTACGAGGAGCAGTTAAAGCCTGCCGTCGTGGTGTAGAACGCAGCCACTTACTAAGTTATCAATCTGATGGTGCTCTTATTCAAGAATTATTCTCTCGTGATGGTATTGGTACTCAAATCGTTATGGAGAGTGCAGAGAAAGTTCGTAGAGCGAATATTAATGATATTGGTGGCATACTCGAACTTATTCGCCCATTAGAACAACAAGGTATTTTAGTCAGACGTTCAAGAGAGCAATTGGAAATTGAAATTGACCAATTCACCATTATTGAACGCGATAATATGACTATTGCATGCGCAGCACTCTATCCTTATCCATCAGAAAGAATTGGTGAAATGGCTTGTGTTGCAGTACACCCTGATTATCGCAGCTCTTGTCGTGGTGAAGTTTTACTACAGCGTATTTCAGCACATGCTAAGCAATTAGGGTTAGAAAAGCTGTTTGTTTTGACAACTCGTAGCATACACTGGTTTCAAGAAAAAGGATTTGAACCGGCTGAAATAGATAAGCTACCGATTGAAAAACAAGCACTTTATAATTACCAGCGCCGTTCTAAAATTTTGATTTTAGATTTACATAAAGAGTAA